From one Phocoena sinus isolate mPhoSin1 chromosome 6, mPhoSin1.pri, whole genome shotgun sequence genomic stretch:
- the LOC116755947 gene encoding ras GTPase-activating protein-binding protein 1-like has translation MIIANLFPSPRCVPGTVRSNLCVSSLLPKCPDEVELTKAMVMEKPSPLLVGWEFVRQYYTLLNQALDMLHRFCGKNSSYVHGGLDSNGKPADAVYGQKEIHRKVMSQNFTNCHTKIRHVDAHATLNDGVVVQALRRFMQTFVLAPEGSVANKFYVHNDIFRYQDEVFGGFVTEPQEESEEVEEPEERQQTPEVVPDDSGTFYDQTVSNDLEEHLEELVAEPEPDPEPEPEQEPVSEVQEEKSEPVLEETVPEDAQKSSSPAPADIAQTVQEDLRTFSWASVTSKNLPPSGAVPVTGIPPHVVKVPASQPRPESKPESHIPPQRPQRDQRVQEQQINVPPQRRPRPVCEAGEQGDVEPRRIVRHPDSHQLFIGNLPHEVDISELKDFFQNYGNVVELRINSGGKLPNFGFIVFDDSEPVEKVLSNRPIMFRGEVRLNVEEKKTQAAREGDRRDNHLWGPGGPRGGLGGGMRGPPRGGMVQKPGFGVGRGIAPRQ, from the coding sequence TGAGGTTGAATTGACCAAAGCAATGGTTATGGAGAAGCCTAGTCCCCTGCTGGTCGGGTGGGAATTTGTGAGACAGTATTACACACTGTTGAACCAGGCCTTAGACATGCTACACAGATTTTGTGGAAAGAACTCTTCTTATGTCCATGGGGGATTGGATTCAAATGGAAAGCCAGCAGATGCGGTCTATGGACAGAAAGAAATCCATAGGAAAGTGATGTCACAAAATTTCACCAATTGCCACACTAAGATCCGTCATGTCGATGCTCATGCCACCCTGAATGATGGTGTGGTGGTCCAGGCTTTGAGGAGATTCATGCAGACCTTTGTCCTTGCTCCTGAGGGCTCTGTTGCTAATAAGTTCTATGTTCATAATGATATCTTCAGATACCAAGATGAGGTCTTTGGTGGCTTTGTCACTGAGCCTCAGGAAGAATCTGAAGAAGTAGAGGAACCTGAAGAAAGACAGCAGACACCTGAGGTGGTACCTGATGATTCTGGAACTTTCTATGATCAAACTGTCAGCAATGACTTAGAAGAACATTTAGAAGAACTTGTTGCTGAACCAGAGCCTGATCCTGAACCAGAGCCAGAGCAAGAACCTGTGTCTGAAGTCCAAGAGGAAAAGTCTGAGCCAGTATTGGAAGAAACTGTTCCTGAGGATGCTCAGAAGAGTTCTTCTCCAGCGCCTGCAGACATAGCCCAGACAGTGCAGGAGGACTTGAGAACCTTTTCATGGGCATCTGTGACCAGTAAGAACCTTCCACCCAGTGGAGCTGTTCCAGTTACTGGGATACCACCTCATGTTGTTAAAGTACCAGCTTCACAGCCTCGTCCAGAGTCTAAGCCTGAATCTCACATTCCACCGCAGAGGCCTCAGAGGGATCAAAGGGTGCAAGAACAGCAAATAAATGTTCCTCCCCAGAGGAGACCTAGACCAGTCTGTGAGGCTGGTGAGCAAGGTGACGTTGAACCCCGAAGAATCGTGAGACACCCTGACAGTCACCAACTCTTTATCGGCAACCTGCCTCATGAGGTGGACATATCAGagcttaaagatttttttcaaaattatgggAATGTGGTGGAGCTACGTATTAACAGCGGTGGGAAATTACCCAATTTTGGGTTCATTGTGTTTGATGATTCTGAGCCTGTTGAGAAGGTGCTTAGCAACAGGCCCATCATGTTCAGAGGTGAGGTCCGTCTGAATGTGGAAGAAAAGAAGACTCAAGCTGCCCGGGAAGGGGATCGCCGAGATAACCACCTTTGGGGACCTGGAGGCCCTCGAGGTGGGCTGGGTGGTGGGATGAGAGGCCCACCCCGTGGAGGCATGGTGCAGAAACCAGGATTTGGAGTGGGAAGGGGCATTGCTCCAAGGCAGTGA